The region gctttacaccgagatgactcaaatggcagtgccacaaataagttacactatcattattaactttgcatcttttggcatcaatattatgaatatgtgtatcactacgatcgagattcaacaaactattttcattggatgtatgaccattgaaggttttattcatgtaaatagaacaaaaaTTATTTTCTGACTTTAAacaaataactgtattgcaataaacatgatcaaatcatattcatgctcaatgcaaacgccaaataacatttatttaggtttaacactaatcccaaaagtatagggagtgtgtgacgatgatcatatcaagattggaactacttccaacactcatcgtcactccccctcaactagtctctgtttattctataacccttgtttcgagttactaatcttagcaactgaacaagtatcaaatactcaggggctactataaacactagtaaggcacacatcaataacctgtatatcaaatatacccttgttcactttgccatccttcttatccaccaaatattcagggcatttccgcttccagtgaccatttcctttgcagtgtaagcactcagtttcaggctttggtacagctttgggcttcttcatgggagtgacaacttgcttgtcattctacttcaagttccctttctttccctttgcccttttcttgaaactagtggtcttgtcaatcatcaacacttgatgctcttttcttgatttctaccttcgtcgacttcaacatcacgaagagctcgggaatcgttttcgtcatcccttgcatactatagttcatcatgaagttctagtaacttggtgatggtgactagagaactctgtcaatcactatcttatctagaagattaactcccacttgattcaagcgattgtagtacccatacaatctgagcatagctcactagttgagcaattctcctccatcttctagCTATAGaactgttggagacttcatatctctcaactcgggtatttgcttgtaatattaacttcaactcctggaacatctcatatggtccatgacgttcaaaatgtctttgaagtctcgattctaagacgTTTAAGCATGGTacagtaaactatcaagtagtcatcatattgagctagccaaacgttcataacgtctgcatctgctcctccaataggtctgtcacctagtggtgcatcaaggacataattcttctgtgcaacaatgaggataatccttagatcattgctactatcatctttcaacttagttttctctaggaacacatataaaacatagggaagcaacaatgcaagctattaatctacaatattatttgcaaaatactaccaggactaagttcatgataaattaaagttcaattaatcatattacttaagaattcccacttagatagacatccctctaatcatctaagtgatcacgtgatccaaatcaactaaaccatgtccgatcatcacgtgagatggagtagtcttcaatggtgaacatcactatgttgatcatatctactatatgattcacgctcaacctttcagtctctagtgttccgaggccatatctgtatatgctaggctcgtcaagtttaacctgagtattccgcgtgtgcaactgttttgcacccgttgtatttgaacgtagagcctatcacacccgatcatcacgtggtatctcagcacgaagaactttctcaaaggtgcatactcagggagaacacttataccttgaaattttagtaagggatcatcttgtaaagctaccgtcgaactaagcaaaataaaatgtataaaagataaacatcatatgcaatcaaaaaatatgtgacatggcatcttgtgcctttgatttccatctcaaaggatcgtcatgatctccatcgtcaccggcatgacaccatgatctccatcatcttgatctatatcaatgtgtcgtcacatggtcgtctcatgaactattgctcttgcaactattgctatcgcatagcgataaagtaaagcaattatttggctcttgcatcttatgcaataaagagacaaccataaggcttctgccagttgccgataacttcataaaaacatgatcatctcatacaacaacttatatctcatcacgtcttgaccatatcacatcacaacatgccctacaaaaacaagttagacgtcctctactttgttgttgcaagttttacgtggctgctacgggctgagcaagaaccgttcttacctacgcatcaaaaccacaacgatagttcatcaagttagtgatgttttaaccttctcaaggaccgggcgtagccacactcggttcaaccaaAGTTCGAGAAACTgaaacccgccagccacctgtgtgcaaagcacgtcggtagaaccagtctcgcgtaagcgtacgtgtaatgtcggtctgggccgcttcatccaacaataccgccaaaccaaagtatgacatgctggtaagcagtatgacttgtatcgcccacaactcacttgtgttctactcatgcatataacatctacgcataaaacctggctcggatgccactgttggggaacgtagtagtttcaaaattttcctacgcacacgcaagatcatggtgatgcatagcaacggtaggggagagtgtatcttcatacccttgaagatcgctaagcggaagagtttatcaaccggttgatgtagtcatacgtcttcacgatccgacctatccaagtaccgaacgcactgcacatccgagttctacacacgttcagctcgatgacgtcctcgccttctcgatccagcaagacaggcgaagtagtagatgagttccggcagcacgacagcgtggtgacggtgttggtgaagaacaatctccgcagggcttcgcctaagcactacgaaaactatgacggaggataaactagaggggacggggttgccggcacacggcttggtgtttcttgatgtgtctttggtgctagccctgcccctctatttatatgttgagccttggggtcgaaacttggagtaaaagcctccacaaagtcggtttcacctgaaaggcaagagtccttctcggactccagggccagacgccagggttcccgacgtctggacccagacaccagggatcctggcgtctggcccctggactccgcaaaacttccttttacgctttccaaaaaccttgtgggctttcccctttggcccaataacgtgttctcgtacccaaacatttcggaaaacatccggaacccctttcgatgaattccggaacccttccgaggactaaacaacattatcccatatattaaacttcatcTTCGGACCATTCGGGATTTCCTCGTCATGtcggtgatctcatccgggaccccgaacaacattcggtcaccaacatacataactcatataatactataacgtcaacaaacgttaagcgtgcggaccctacgggttcaagaactatgtagacatgaccgagacatttctctggtcaataaccaatagcagaacctggatgcccatattggctcctacatattctacgaagatctttatcggtcgaaccgcataacaacatacgtttgttccctttgtcattggtatgttacttgccagagattcgatcgtccgtatctcaatacctagttcaatctcgttaccggcaagtctctttactcgttatgtaatgcatcatcccgcaactaactcattagctacatttgcttgcaaggcttatagtaatgtgcattaccgagagggcccagagatacctctccgacaatcggggtgacaaatcctaatctcgaaatacgtcaactcaacaagtaccttcggagacacatgtagagcacatttataatcaccaagttatgttgtgacgtttggtagcacacaaagtgttcctacggtaaacgggagttgcataatctcatagtcataggaacatgtataagtcatgaagaaagcaatagcaacatgctaaacgatcaagtgctaagctaacggaatgggtcaagtcaatcacatcattctcctaatgatgtgatctcgttaatcaaatgacaactcatgggtGGCGTGCGTTGCCGCGCCCATCTATTTTAACAATAAAATGATATGAATTTATGTAAATATACAGGTGCAAGAAACATTATAGTTCATTTTGCATATACATGCATATATTTGTTAGCAACAGAAGAAGTCAAGTCTGACTTTTTTTGTCTCTGTCAAATTATAAGAGGCTGGTGTACATGGTGATCTCATAAAATACAGGGAAACTACTAACTGTCGTTTATGGCTTGGTAATGTTAGAAATTTCATAACTTTAGTGATGTCAGATCTCCATCCTGCCAGAGAAACACATGAATATTTGTACACTGAATAATGATGACAAATGTTGTTGCTGATAGCCAgaaaacaacatttggtaatcaaaTTCATAATCTGTACCTAAAATCGGCTAGCAGTAGGAAAATTGTACCTTAACCCAAAAATAAACATTCTATTATGCAAATCATGTTAGCTTAAGAGAAGATTTTGTTGCTGCGACCTTTTAACAGTGCTTAAGAAATGATGAATGTGCTTACAATTCCAAACATGTCAACAGATTGTATATATTATATTATTCACCAAAAATCCGATATCCATTTGTCTATATTATTCACATAAAATTCAGCAAAATCTCTACATGATATTGTTATATCATAGGCAAGCCAAGCTTAGTCTAAGAATCAAAGTGGCACCAAACTAAAGCCTAATTAGCATAAATTTTAATCATGAATTACGCATTGAACTATTTCTGAATATTTATGTACGAACTAAACAGATCATAACAAATATTTAAGGACATAGAAATGTAAGACTACATGTATGGAGAAGGATTGGTAATTTGATATTTTAGAAGTGGCACTAAAATATTGATAACAAGAAACAGCAAAAAGGAGCAGTACTAACCTTGACAGGGTAATCTGATTTGGAATCATAAAGTGAAAGACATAGGCAATATATGAGTGCTACACTGCGCCAGTGCTACTCCATGTCGTCCCTCTCGCCCCTACTTGAACCTACAGGGGACGACATGCCAGCGGTGGATGTAGGGCAGAAGCATGGTGTCCATCCTGATGGCAGTCTGCCTTGGAACGCTGCTTAAACCGGCCACGAGAGGGGAACCACTGCTTGAGGTCGAGGTCGATGTTAGGGGAGCCCCAACACAtgcgtgatgaggaagaagaaacaAGCCTCCACTCTGAAACTGCTCTGAACCTAACTGTGTGGACCCAAAACCTTTGTCCATCAACGTAGGGGAACCACCATCTTCAACCTGCAAATAGATGTATTAGATGGAGCCTTAGAGATGTAACTACATGGATAGAAATGCATCTAAAGTGAACTACTACAAACCCATGAGAAAGTTGATTACCTTTAGCATACATCAGTTATAACACTTTTAATAAGCTACGCTGCAGCCTAGGCAATACTCACATGTGTTCTGAACAATTCAATCGGACGAGTAATGGCATCTGAAGGAACATCTGCATCCTTTGTAATTTGAATCTTTCACGCCTTTGCTCATTTAAAGGTTTCTGATCGTTTCACCTGCTTTTCATATTAAAACATCAACCTAGATGAACTGCCATAATCAGCATATGCAAATTATGTGTCTAAATCAACAGTACACAAAAATTATTTTTCTGTGTTTGATGCTTTCTCTGTTTCTGTTTTGTTCCCCACAGAGCAATGGCTTCAAGAAAAATTACATGAAACAGAACCCAAATAAAAAACATATTTCAACTGGTTATACCTTTGTATTGGGCACATCAATTACGTGGGTAGTCTCCTGCAGGTCACCGGTTGCAGCAAATTTTTGCTGTTGTAGCGGTAATTCAGTCATGGCTCCTCAGGCTTCTCGGAGGACTCTCTGTTTTGACTGACGTCTGATCCCAATAGAGATAATGAACGGATCAGATGGATTCCAACCCAAGCTTAACACAAAGCCGACCATGTTTGACACGCTAGAATCATTGCTTAAGACACTAAACCCTAGGTACAATACAACACACATGTGGATAGAGAGGGGCAAGGTGTTGGAGAAACTAAGTCATGCCATTGCCTTCCATGCATCCTCCACGTCGTCGTTCACCTTCGCGCCGGCGTCAACCTCCTCGAGCTTTCTCTTATGGTCTCCTTCGCCCTCGGCAGAATCTGAGGGCGCCTCTCCCTACATGGGCCCGGCGACGGCATGGTTGGATACATCGTCTTCCTGCACGACAATGACGCCCATGCTCTGTTGTTCAACCTCTCATGTTGCTCTCCCAACCATCTCGAATACCAGATCGAGTAATAGACTGGTAGGAAATAGGGGATGCAGGAGAGGAAGAGAGATGCACAGACCTGTACAGGATGGAGGAAGTGACGCACAGATCTCTTTCTTCATGTGAGATGTGGAGGCTCGGCTTAGACTGGGAGCGATCTGAGCGGCTCCCTCTCTCTACAGCAACGTCGGCCGTGGCGGCGCGCCTGGAGGGTCAGGGGTGGAGCGGGGTGGGTGCGGGGAGGGCCGAGGAGCGGGTGGGGCTATGAGGACACAGAGAGAATCACTATCTTTTTTTTGAGAATCAGAGAGAATCACTATCGTTCCTTCCGCATCCGACGTTGGGCATAGTAAGTGAACGAGAGGCTTTCGATTCGGCCTTGGGAGTAGCTGCCCCAGGACATTCGGCCCAGTATTAGCCCATGCAGGAGAAAACAATGCCTTGGATGGCAAGGATGGTCGAGATGCGTGATCCAACGGCAGAAATCAGTGAGGGCGTGAGAAGGCTCGGATTAGGCTCGGTTATACAGTCCttaataactcatataacactatatcatcaacgaacgttaagcgtgcgaacccgcgggttcaaaaactatgtatacatgaccaggacacctctctagtcaataaccaatagcggaacctggatgcccatattggttgctacatattctatgaagatctttatcggtcaaaccttatgacaacatatgtaattcccttttgtctatcggtatgttacttgctcgagattcgatcgtcggtatcttcatacctagttcaatctcgttataggcaagtctctttactcattctgtaatacatcatctcgtaactaaatcCTTAGTTTTTCTTGCAGGCTTCTTATGaccatgtgtattactgagagggccctgagatacctctccgatactcggagtgacaaatcccaatctcgatccatgccaactaaaCATAcatctttggagatacctgtagagcatctttatgatctttggagatacctgtagagcatctttatgatggtATTGGGATACTCCAAGGAGGAGAAACAGTGGATCACGAACTGGCTTAACTGCCATCTTGGTTCCTTCCCGACGACCTACCTGGCTTTGCCCATTAGTGACACCCGCATATTAGGAAAGGACCTTCGACCGACGGTGTCCAAGGTCCAATATTGAGTTGAGCCGTGGCAATGGTGGTGCCTCTCCAAAGTAGCTCGAGTCATCCTAATCAACTCTTCGATGACCAGCTTGCTTATGTGCCTCATGGGATTCTATAGTTTGAATGAATCCCTCCATCAGGATATAGCCAAATACCAGTCCAGATTCTTCTGGGCGGGGAAGGACAACTAGCAGAAATACCATATGGTGAGATGGTCTGAGATCTGCAAACCCAAGGACCAAGGCGGCTTGGGCATTATCTCATCCAAACGGATGAACATTGAACTCCTATCCACATGGCTACGGAGGATTGCCTCAGGAGAGGATGGGCTCTGATTGGATATCATCCATGCAAAATATTTGTGTGGTCAGGTCCTAGCGTTTGCACAGAGATCGGGGGGTTCCCAATTCTGGCAAATGATCATCCAACTATTGCCGGTCCTTCGCTTTGGTTCTTCCATTTTGGGTCGTGCTGGAACCAACACCCTAATTTCATTAGAACAATGGTCCGACACCCAACCTTTTGCCATCCAATTTCAACCACTGTTCAACATATGTATGGACCCTAACCTGATCGTCGCAGCCGCCCTTAATAATCTGGGTAGCATCACATTCCGGCGTACCTTCGGTCTCATAGAGCGATACCTCTGGGATGACCTTATCGCCTGTGTGGCTCTCCACACACCGGCGCTCGGGCCAGATACGGCTCAGTGGGACCTCGAGCCAACGGGCCGATTTTCCACTAGATCGCTTTATCAAGATATCCTTCCCACCTCAGGCCCGATAGAACTTAATCTCCTTTGGGAGATCAAACTGCCCTTGAATATTAGGATCTTCATGTGGCAGTTAGTCAGGGTCCGCCTCCCCTCAGGCACGGAGGTACTTAAGCGCAACGGCCCCTCTGgtggattttttttgaaacataGATTGTGTCACGGGATTTATTTTGCAACAAATGTCGTGTTGCAGAAAGGAAATGTATACACTTTTTTTCCAACATAGATAATGTCTCAGGAATCCTTTTGCAACAAGGACGATGTTGCAAAAAACCTTGCAATGAAAGATGATGTTGCAACACCACCGTCGTCCCTGTTTGCAACTCCATCATTGTTGCAGAAACTCATCGGCCAGTGGTCGCACGGCCTCGCGGGCACATGCTGATTTCATTGCACGCACGAGGCCGAGGCGGTTCAGGCGGAGGTCAGCGCGGGATCGCGGCGCTCCCGGACGCCGGACCGAGGGGATGCGCGCAGAGGGCCGGAGTTTCGGCGGTGCAGTGGAGGTCGATGACCGACGGCGGAATCTGGTGGTGGAGGTCGGCCATGGCAACAGTTGTTTCCGGATCTGTAACTAGTTGAGTCCAGGAGGCCACCGCCAACAGAGACTTGGTCGTCATCACCACCGCAGGGGTCTGTGCCCGCTTGTCCTGGTAGGCCTGCGACGTCGCGCTGAAGGATCTAGCCGCCGTCGCTCTCCCCAATCCGAGTCGCTGCAGGATCTAACTCCCCGTCCGTCTTGCAACAAAGGCCTAGTTGCACCTGCCTTCTGAAACAAGGGTGGAGTTGCAAGAATATGAAGTAAGTGGAGGTTGACTCCCGATCGTTGGATGAAGAACCAATTCGATGGACAAGGAGGCGGCGGTCGCTCGCCTAAAATCGGTCGGTTGTAGGCAAACATTTCCCATTATTATACTAATAAAACAAAACATGCTAAACAATTCATAAAAAGGAAGACATTTAAATATAGCAACTTTAGCAAGCTAGATAAACGGAACATGCCTCCCTTTATTGTAGCTTCTGCCCACAAAATTGGTAAACTTGGTCAACACGACCTACTGGACCATTTTTAATAACATCCTAGAAGCAGGCTACATAACTATAATAAGTCATCTATTTGTACAACCCCAGTTCATCCTTGCAAGATTTGGTGTTACCCATATGGGATTTGGCCAGCTACACCCAAGCTGAGGTAGAATTTCTTCCCTGCTGTCGTTTTCCAAGTTGATAACACCTATATCCCGGCAGCAATTCTTATATTCTGAAACACATGTATCATCATCAGTGAAGTAGACACAATTTGGCTTCAGCTGAGGAAATTCTTCAGCAGTAAGGTATTGAGATTGGTTACACCCAAGAAATAGCACCTGATCATGCAAGCCATTCACTAACACAAGCTTTTTGGCTGACATATCAACCTTATATAACAGTATGTTGCTAGTCACGCGTATGGGCTCCTCCTCCGTATCTTCGAGTTCCGAAATCCTGTGAACTTGCAGCAGATCACCGGATGGAGCCTGGAGAACATACAGCCGCTCTTGAGTATAAGTCTTCATGTCGCCTATAATTCTATTCCTTGTAATGGTTGGACTGTTGAGATCAAAAGTATCGATCTGTCCAAAGCTCGTGAAGGCATACAATAGGCCATCCATGTAGATGCAGTCTTGATAGTCATAACCCACCGGCAGCAAGGTCCACTTACAATCTCCTACCCTCGCAAACGAAAGCTGTCGTGATTCACTGTGGGTGAGAACCACAATGTAGCTTCCTGTGGACGGGTCAGGAAATATGCGTGCCCTGATGTAGAACAAGTCACGAAGCTTGTCGAGAGCATGGGTTGACTTATGGTGACCATCCACTTCACAGTCTAGCTCAATGTCGTGCTTCGGCTCCCACCACTCGTACTCCTTAATTGTGCCTGCATCGTCGAAGACCGGCTTCACCCTCTCGTTGGTGATCACTGACGGGAGAGCAATCTGTTGACAGGTGATCGGGTTGAGAAGGTGTAGCTCGGACTTCTCGTCGGCAGTGATCAGCCAGCCGTGTGAGGACCCAATCAGATACCTGCTGCGGATGGGTGGATCCGGAAGAGTCAGATTGTAGACCCGCTTTTCCGCGAGGCTGTAGAGACAAGCTACGTTGTCAGCGGCAGATTCGGAGGTGTAGAGGAGACAAGGCGTCTGGGGCCGTTTGTACAGCTGAAGCTCGCTGCGTAGGCTGGTATAGACAGACCGCCAGGAGGAGCAGACGGAGCCCGCACGCATGAGGTCTGGGATCTCCAGGAGGGCGAAGATATCCATCAATACATCCCGCGGCAGCTCCGGCAAATTACTGACCACAATCTCGGTCTCCATCGGCGGTGGGTCTTCACTAACTTTCTTTTGGCTTGGGTCTGATCTGGTACGAGGCACACAGCGACGGCAGGCTGCTCCCGGTTGCACTTATAGGCGCTAGGTGAACCAACCGAGGCCGGACCGAATAGGAACGGGAGACCTCACTTGTAATCCGAGTAGAAACGGGAGGCCGAACAGGAACGGGAGACCCACTTGAGAAGACAGTTGGTGGCGCCCGAACATGTTGCCGCTCGTGGTCACCGCGCTGGCATTGGTAATGACGCGACCCCGTGGAGTGCATCGACCAGGGTCCTGTGGACTTGTGGAGTCCATCACTCCATCGTCGGGAGGGGTCGCTGCTTGGGATGGGCGGTCCTACTCTGGTCGCTGCACTCATGCGGCGCTGCGCAGGTCGCCGGAGCCGGAGTCGCTGCTACCAAGGTCCAGTCGGGGGAGGCACCGCCGTGGGTGAGCAAGGAGAGTATGGAGAGCGCCGGAAGAGCAGCACGCCGGCGACCTTGAAAAAAACttttttttggtagttaacccacccTAATCAagaaaaaatactccctccatccaaaaatacttgtcgaaggaatgaatgtatctagacgtaatttagttatagatacacccattttcatccatttcttcgacaagtatttccgaacggagggagtacctcgaaAAACCTTTTTTGGAGTTAACCCACCCTAACCCTTTCACTGTAGTCTTTTTTTTTAGCatgagtacagacacaagcgctcatatacacgcgcatacactcacccatatgaacgcacacacgcacaccctacccctatgagcacctccgagagactgagccagcatatcatcttgagatttacgaagccaccgtaggcacctcgtcgtcgacgggaacgtctcctcccactgaaagcgcatcgccgaaaatcctgaaataaatccaggaataatgcgagcagcaggatttgaaccctggtgggttggggataccactgtccacctaacccttTCACTGtagtcttatactccctccgttcggaattactcgtccaagaaatgaatgtatctagacgtattttagttgtagatacatccgtttttgtgacaagtaattccgaacgaagggagtaatTCCCAAATAAATTACGAATGGGGCAGAGATTTGTCTTGTAGCAGGTCCATCAATGAAGGACTTGGATAACTGGCAAAAGGGGAGGACATGTTCATCTCCACATGGGAAAGCCTTGGTCCCACAAGGGGAAAGGCATGAGTGGTTTCTATCAAAATTTTGTTTTATATGTCATGTCTCGCACTACATCTTAGGAGGGATACAACTTATATAGTTTCCTTTTAAAGTGACTTTCGAAGGGGAAATGGCACATGAGCCTGGATGCAAATTTGCGTGTAGGAAGCTACACAGATGGTCCCCGAGTGCTTGGTGGGGGTTTGAATAGTCCTATAAAAAAAGAAATcccttttggagctcggcctccagtgAGGCCTCCAAATACAAATTTGAAATTTCATCAAAATTCATTTTTTTATATTTCAAAATATTCTCAAAAGAAATACAGctatacatgaaggcataacacacatgtgtgtaaattttcggttcaaaatacattgaaatgaggGTTGCGCAACAAACACAAATCTGGGGCTATTTAACatatgatactattcatcctcccagtctatgaatttgtcttttttgtacaggttGCAACTCAAGGTATTTCGTCATGAATTTTTGCACACATGTGGGTTACATCATTACGTACATGcatattttttc is a window of Triticum dicoccoides isolate Atlit2015 ecotype Zavitan chromosome 2B, WEW_v2.0, whole genome shotgun sequence DNA encoding:
- the LOC119361020 gene encoding F-box protein At5g25290-like is translated as METEIVVSNLPELPRDVLMDIFALLEIPDLMRAGSVCSSWRSVYTSLRSELQLYKRPQTPCLLYTSESAADNVACLYSLAEKRVYNLTLPDPPIRSRYLIGSSHGWLITADEKSELHLLNPITCQQIALPSVITNERVKPVFDDAGTIKEYEWWEPKHDIELDCEVDGHHKSTHALDKLRDLFYIRARIFPDPSTGSYIVVLTHSESRQLSFARVGDCKWTLLPVGYDYQDCIYMDGLLYAFTSFGQIDTFDLNSPTITRNRIIGDMKTYTQERLYVLQAPSGDLLQVHRISELEDTEEEPIRVTSNILLYKVDMSAKKLVLVNGLHDQVLFLGCNQSQYLTAEEFPQLKPNCVYFTDDDTCVSEYKNCCRDIGVINLENDSREEILPQLGCSWPNPIWVTPNLARMNWGCTNR